One Salmo salar chromosome ssa01, Ssal_v3.1, whole genome shotgun sequence DNA window includes the following coding sequences:
- the clic4 gene encoding chloride intracellular channel protein 4 has protein sequence MSLSVPHNGIKADNEPVIELFVKAGSDGESIGNCPFSQRLFMILWLKGVVFNVTTVDLKRKPADLQNLAPGTHPPFITFNGEVKTDVNKIEEFLEDVLSPPKFTKLSARHPESNTAGMDIFAKFSAFIKNSKPNANEGLERGLLKTLQKLDEYLRAPLPDEIDHNSIEDVKISTRKFLDGDNMTLADCNLLPKLHIVKVVTKKYRGFDIPKDMMGIWQYLQNAYTHEEFTNTCPSDREIEIAYQDVAKRLIK, from the exons gcgggAAGTGATGGCGAGAGCATTGGGAACTGCCCGTTCTCCCAGAGACTCTTCATGATCCTGTGGCTGAAGGGAGTGGTCTTCAACGTCACCACAGTGGACCTGAAGAG GAAGCCTGCAGACCTCCAGAACCTGGCCCCAGGCACACACCCTCCCTTCATCACCTTCAACGGGGAGGTCAAGACAGATGTCAACAAGATAGAGGAGTTCTTGGAAGATGTCCTCAGCCCACCCAA gttcacCAAGCTTAGTGCCAGACACCCTGAGTCCAACACAGCTGGGATGGACATCTTTGCCAAGTTCTCAGCCTTCATAAAAAACTCAAAACCCAATGCCAATGAAG GTCTGGAGCGTGGGCTGTTGAAGACCCTGCAGAAGCTGGATGAGTACCTGCGCGCCCCACTGCCTGACGAGATCGACCACAACAGCATTGAGGATGTCAAGATCTCCACTCGCAAGTTCCTGGATGGTGACAACATGACACTGGCTGACTGCAACCTCCTTCCCAAGCTGCACATCGTCAAG GTGGTGACCAAGAAGTACAGAGGCTTTGACATCCCCAAGGACATGATGGGTATCTGGCAGTACCTGCAGAACGCCTACACACACGAGGAGTTCACCAACACCTGCCCCAGTGACAGAGAGATCGAGATCGCCTACCAAGACGTGGCCAAGAGGCTGATCAAATAG